From bacterium, the proteins below share one genomic window:
- a CDS encoding VIT1/CCC1 transporter family protein encodes MKRKGLTSAQHAEEGVPPYEDHIGESRPYWRDIILGVNDGLVSMLLLVAGVVGGGLNTDQVLLAGVAGAIAGAISMAAGEYLATKSQDDVLAAELDLERSHIRHHREKELEQLGDMFSDMGLHDDDVRNIVEAFDRSDEGMLNAMKVLEFGIVDSERRSPVIAMTMSGLLFLAGSSTSVLPFVLTNDTGVGLWWAAALTSVGLFTVGSVKAIVARTSMVRAGLENMLIAGLGGVLAWYIGSLVGSAVG; translated from the coding sequence GTGAAGAGGAAGGGACTGACATCGGCACAGCACGCCGAAGAGGGCGTCCCCCCGTACGAGGACCATATCGGCGAGAGCCGACCGTACTGGCGGGACATCATTCTGGGTGTCAACGACGGGCTCGTCTCGATGCTGTTGCTCGTGGCCGGGGTTGTCGGCGGAGGTCTCAACACCGACCAAGTCCTGCTGGCGGGGGTGGCCGGCGCGATCGCGGGCGCCATTTCCATGGCCGCCGGGGAGTACCTGGCAACCAAGTCTCAGGACGATGTCCTGGCGGCGGAGTTGGATTTGGAGCGCTCGCACATTCGCCACCACCGCGAGAAGGAGTTGGAGCAACTGGGCGACATGTTCTCCGACATGGGACTCCACGATGACGATGTCAGGAACATCGTGGAGGCGTTCGACCGTTCGGACGAGGGCATGCTGAACGCGATGAAGGTGCTTGAATTCGGCATCGTCGACTCGGAGCGTCGTTCTCCCGTCATCGCTATGACCATGTCGGGGCTGCTCTTTCTGGCGGGCTCGAGCACCTCAGTCCTCCCCTTCGTCTTGACGAACGACACCGGCGTCGGGCTCTGGTGGGCCGCCGCCCTGACTTCCGTCGGACTGTTCACCGTCGGCTCGGTCAAGGCCATCGTGGCCCGCACGAGCATGGTTCGCGCCGGGTTGGAGAACATGCTGATCGCCGGACTCGGCGGCGTACTGGCCTGGTACATAGGGAGCCTGGTCGGGTCCGCAGTCGGTTGA
- a CDS encoding TM2 domain-containing protein gives MTEDKSPTTALLLSIFLGGLGVDRFYLGHVGLGLGKLFTGGGLGVWWLIDIFLIQEAARKA, from the coding sequence ATGACCGAGGACAAGTCACCGACGACGGCCCTGTTGCTGTCGATATTCCTAGGGGGTCTGGGTGTGGACCGGTTCTATCTAGGCCATGTCGGCTTGGGCCTCGGGAAGCTGTTCACCGGGGGCGGGCTAGGTGTCTGGTGGCTCATCGACATCTTCCTGATCCAGGAGGCGGCTCGCAAGGCGTGA